A single Carassius carassius chromosome 3, fCarCar2.1, whole genome shotgun sequence DNA region contains:
- the LOC132113503 gene encoding kelch-like protein 13, whose protein sequence is MAINQQCLQKEWRRSGRSREDENSNSDTGWMDVSEEECEENPGEQDEWTEKEDPKEQQVNAWGSEKTFDDDDEGCSVGFPFMAANSDSFLAMCNDKVSVEKDVNKYDNNNNTDAVSSNSCPVTNSDNLMDVFTIDAGDDADKHDDKENSVSFPAASANSDGLIDACTKNEKAGNEDDADKYEGKNTDETNIKSPPVASANSDRFVNSTIGNDKTIDEEDTNEHDNNEFSISYTVMPANGYCLIAACTNNDKEDVDKKDDKNNNEEQSNSSPVLSIFSEGLVASLTNNDEVNSDNSGYNKHVDINGNKEYNRSLPVTSANGDSCIAMCAQNYKSTDKDYDKYDKDNENDSFATASISTGDIGGSEKDLTFGGLKFRDEEQHMTDSSSEQELINQEFQEEDEEDDQEYDGSSSSSEDSEGEDCGMYPKKLYSDPAYPGVVFQALENMMLYSVLTDLTLLTEDGYQFQVHSFVLAAVSYLIQTRLRQKPKQEQYISLYMGPRVHGSGLAAVVEFAYTGNIGMLNKGNIEWVWSAAVSLEAPRILELCKEEEERKEGEARGKKVDRKEISAEEHLKISLQQIRQMWTQRMGCDVELEAEGRVFHAHRALLAASSDYFRGMFTSGMKESQQESVSLLLVGATKFEALLHYTYSGALALGWGCVFDLTCTSLQFQFQTAFSLCLNFLQQEIDAYSCLDVASFSEAYGMADLLALADDFVLRHFQDVSITPKFKDLHVEKLKKYLQSDSLCVPSELPVFKAVMCWIEASPRKRLKLARELMGTIQFPLMTFKEFKEVKSITSLPIIGAKRLYNSLLEEFCSNSSDAQSNFRAYMPKETLVLVGGERITDNFDKRRLCRDIWFSNSLQNHVGLVKKIEWRMLGTLPEKPRFSHGVGIMRGKLYVVGGRHYYGKADTMNCTYRYDPIQNFWQRLADMHETRGSFTLVVLNGKIYAIGGERDSEVNMESVEVYCPNTNSWSFVHPLDHALCCHAASVWNGTIFLSGGFNSQYQCLSSMTLYHPERGSTYLAEMTHERALHCMETLGDRLYVAGGVSCEADGHLVDQLACEVYDPVANSWSAIMPFPVPHVGSASAVLEGKVYVIGGYCQEDYSDTKTVHRYDPATERWENMSVTPGPNTHIAACVLPLPAHLRK, encoded by the exons ATGGCAATAAATCAGCAGTGTCTTCAGAAAGAGTGGAGAAGATCAGGGAGATCAAGAGAGGATGAAAATTCAAACAGTGacactggatggatggatgtgagTGAAGAGGAGTGTGAAGAGAATCCAGGGGAGCAAGATGAGTGGACAGAAAAAGAGGATCCAAAGGAGCAGCAAGTAAATGCATGGGGAAGTGAGAAgacttttgatgatgatgatgaaggatgTAGTGTTGGTTTTCCTTTTATGGCGGCAAACAGTGACAGTTTTTTAGCAATGTGTAATGATAAAGTCAGCGTAGAAAAGGATGTCAATAAATATGACAACAACAATAACACTGATGCAGTATCCAGTAATAGTTGTCCTGTTACTAACAGTGATAACTTAATGGATGTTTTTACAATTGATGCTGGTGATGATGCTGATAAACATGATGATAAAGAAAATAGTGTTAGTTTTCCTGCTGCGTCTGCAAACAGTGATGGTTTAATTGATGCATGCACAAAAAATGAAAAGGCTGGAAATGAAGATGATGCTGATAAATATGAGGGCAAAAATACTGatgaaacaaatattaaaagtCCACCTGTTGCATCTGCAAACAGTGACAGGTTTGTCAATTCAACTATAGGTAATGATAAAACCATTGATGAAGAGGATACCAATGAACATGACAACAATGAATTTAGTATAAGTTATACTGTTATGCCTGCAAATGGTTATTGTTTAATTGCTGCATGCACAAATAATGATAAAGAGGATGTGGATAAAAAAGATGACAAAAATAACAATGAAGAACAAAGTAATAGTTCACCTGTTCTGTCCATATTCAGTGAAGGTTTAGTTGCTTCACTTACAAATAATGATGAAGTCAATAGTGACAATAGTGGATATAATAAACATGTTGACATTAATggcaataaagaatataataggAGTTTACCTGTTACTTCTGCAAATGGTGACAGTTGTATTGCCATGTGTGCACAAAATTATAAAAGCACTGATAAAGATTATGATAAATACGACAAAGATAATGAAAATGACTCTTTTGCTACTGCCTCCATCAGTACTGGTGACATTGGTGGTTCTGAAAAAGACTTAACATTTGGAGGTTTAAAATTTAGAGATGAAGAACAGCACATGACGGACTCCAGCTCTGAACAAGAACTGATAAATCAAGAGTttcaggaggaggatgaagaagatGATCAAGAATATGATGGAAGTAGCAGTTCTTCAGAAGATTCTGAAGGTGAAGATTGTGGCATGTATCCCAAGAAGCTATACTCTGATCCAGCTTACCCAGGAGTGGTCTTCCAGGCTCTTGAGAACATGATGTTGTACTCGGTCCTCACTGACTTGACCCTTTTGACAGAGGATGGATACCAATTCCAGGTTCATTCCTTTGTCTTGGCTGCGGTCAGTTACCTTATACAGACAAGACTCAGGCAGAAACCCAAACAAGAGCAATATATCTCATTGTATATGGGTCCCAGGGTTCATGGTTCAGGGTTGGCAGCAGTGGTGGAGTTCGCCTATACAGGGAACATCGGCATGCTGAACAAAGGCAATATAGAATGGGTCTGGTCTGCAGCTGTCAGCCTGGAAGCTCCGAGAATTCTAGAACTCTGCAAagaggaggaagagagaaagGAGGGCGAGGCAAGAGGAAAGAAAGTGGACAGAAAAGAGATTTCTGCTGAGGAACATTTAAAGATTAGTCTACAACAAATCAGACAGATGTGGACACAGAGAATGGGATGTGACGTGGAGCTTGAAGCGGAAGGAAGAGTGTTTCATG CTCACAGAGCACTCCTGGCTGCCAGCAGCGACTACTTTAGAGGCATGTTTACCAGCGGGATGAAGGAAAGCCAACAGGAATCGGTGTCTCTTCTGTTAGTCGGGGCCACCAAGTTTGAAGCCCTCCTGCACTACACCTACAGCGGGGCTCTTGCTCTCGGATGGGGCTGTGTGTTTGATCTCACCTGTACATCTCTGCAATTCCAGTTCCAGACTGCCTTTTCACTGTGCCTTAACTTTCTGCAACAAGAAATAGATGCTTATAGCTGCCTAGACGTAGCATCTTTCTCTGAGGCCTATGGGATGGCGGACTTACTTGCACTGGCCGATGACTTTGTCTTGAGACACTTTCAAGACGTGTCTATCACTCCAAAGTTCAAAGATCTACATGTAGAGAAACTAAAGAAGTACCTTCAAAGTGATTCTCTCTGTGTTCCCTCTGAGTTGCCCGTGTTCAAAGCAGTCATGTGTTGGATCGAAGCCTCTCCCAGAAAGCGGCTCAAACTTGCCAGAGAGCTGATGGGAACCATTCAGTTTCCCCTCATGACCTTTAAGGAGTTCAAAGAAGTCAAGTCCATAACGTCTTTGCCAATAATTGGTGCCAAAAGACTATACAATTCTCTCCTTGAGGAGTTCTGTTCCAATTCTTCAGATGCTCAATCAAATTTCAGGGCCTATATGCCTAAAGAGACTCTAGTCTTGGTTGGGGGTGAGAGGATCACTGATAATTTTGACAAACGTAGACTGTGTAGGGATATTTGGTTTAGCAATTCCTTGCAGAACCACGTTGGATTAGTGAAGAAAATAGAGTGGAGAATGCTGGGAACTTTACCTGAGAAACCAAGGTTCAGTCATGGAGTGGGGATAATGAGGGGCAAGCTTTACGTAGTTGGCGGACGGCATTATTATGGTAAAGCTGATACCATGAATTGCACCTACAG GTACGATCCCATCCAAAACTTTTGGCAAAGGTTGGCCGATATGCATGAGACAAGAGGCAGCTTCACTCTAGTGGTCCTGAATGGCAAAATATATGCAATTGGTGGAGAGAGGGACTCAGAAGTCAATATGGAGAGTGTGGAGGTTTACTGCCCCAACACAAATTCTTGGAG TTTTGTCCACCCATTAGACCACGCTCTATGCTGTCACGCGGCCAGTGTGTGGAACGGCACAATCTTCCTATCGGGAGGCTTCAACAGTCAGTACCAATGCCTGTCGTCTATGACCCTTTACCACCCAGAACGAGGATCCACTTACCTGGCTGAAATGACACATGAGAGAGCTCTGCACTGCATGGAGACCCTAGGTGACCGTTTATATGTGGCTGGAGGGGTTTCATGTGAAGCTGATGGCCATCTGGTAGATCAATTAGCCTGTGAGGTCTATGACCCTGTGGCCAACTCCTGGAGTGCCATTATGCCATTCCCAGTGCCACATGTTGGGTCAGCATCAGCAGTCTTAGAGGGGAAGGTCTACGTAATCGGAGGCTACTGCCAGGAGGACTACAGTGATACCAAAACAGTGCACCGCTATGATCCTGCAACAGAGCGCTGGGAGAATATGAGTGTGACACCAGGCCCAAACACACACATAGCGGCCTGTGTGCTGCCACTACCAGCACATCTTAGAAAATAA
- the LOC132115661 gene encoding solute carrier family 12 member 3-like: protein MSKFIDRIRNRIPGLRRPENNGPPQGVVTVDMGETDYGKENDMRKVSFFNPLDPVPKYDFYAKDTWAGRIKKTRPSLDVLRKPPEPDDLPPPPEEDGRPKVKLVRFGWVLGVMIRAMLNIWGVIMYLRLPWITSQAGLILTYVIIFMSIIVTTITATSVSAISTNGKIYSGGTYFMISRSLGPELGAPIGLLFAFANAIACALHTVGFAETVRDLLKDFKSQMVDDVNDVRIIGAITVVILLCITFAGMAWEAKAQILFFIAIMLSLINYFVGTVIPPNTEKESVGFFGYRGDIFVENLLPSYRGPNGYFFRLFAIFFPAATGILSGVNICGDLKDPTGGIPKGTLLAILWTTLSYLLISITCAATVVRDASGNVNDSLALNNFTTQCSGLGCKLGWNFDRCEQNRTCSHGLANNLRILTTVSGWGILITIGVFAATLSSALGFLVSAPKIFQCLCKDNIYPFIGFFGKGYGKNNEPLRGYCLMFSIAMAFILIGDLNTIAPLISNFFLCSYGLINFSTFHASITQSPGWRPEYHYYSPWTSLFGSILSFVLMFLFTWWAALITFCIMLFLLGYVSYTKPKINWGTSYQAGFYNMALSFSMALTGVEDHVKNFRPQCLVLTGPPNTRPALVDFVATFTKNTSLMICGNIIMEDEKSSFPQHSTDMLVDWLNQRKVRSFYTSFTADSLKEGAHNLMQASGLGKLRPNTLFLGYKMNWQECKLESLQDYVNTVSNAFDSSYGIAILRMMDGLDITDNLHSAGGSSAIDNPAFEADEAQYEKDESDRNSDISDDGSDEQVKSVFQTKQGRKSIDIYWISDDGGLTLLVPYLLTRRNRWKKTKLRVFILGDPESVKEDRKDMKMLLKRFRLEIEDVVIITDVDKPPLAKNLQRYEESIAPFRLSEEQAIGDVQELKRLSPWKVSDKDLEAIKPKIERTLRLNEIIKKNSVNAALVAISLPVPDVTCPSSLYMAWLDALSYGIHCPALLIRGNQENVMTFYCQ from the exons ATGTCCAAATTTATTGATCGCATCAGGAACCGAATCCCAGGTCTGCGCCGTCCGGAAAACAATGGCCCACCTCAAGGAGTCGTTACCGTGGATATGGGGGAGACTGATTATGGGAAGGAGAATGATATGAGAAAAGTGTCATTCTTCAATCCACTCGATCCCGTGCCAAAATATGACTTTTATGCCAAAGATACTTGGGCTGGACGTATAAAAAAAACCAGACCATCACTGGATGTTCTGCGCAAACCA CCGGAGCCTGATGATCTTCCTCCACCACCAGAGGAAGATGGACGGCCCAAAGTCAAGCTTGTTCGCTTTGGATGGGTTCTGGGAGTCATG ATTCGTGCTATGTTGAATATCTGGGGAGTCATTATGTACCTGAGACTGCCATGGATCACGTCTCAAGCCGGACTCA TTCTGACTTACGTCATCATCTTCATGTCCATCATCGTCACAACAATCACAGCAACGTCTGTGTCAGCAATCTCCACCAACGGGAAGATCTACTCTG GTGGCACGTACTTCATGATCTCTCGGAGTCTGGGTCCGGAGCTCGGAGCGCCCATCGGTTTGCTCTTTGCGTTCGCCAATGCTATCGCCTGTGCGCTCCACACAGTGGGGTTTGCAGAGACCGTCAGAGATCTTCTCAAA GACTTTAAATCTCAGATGGTGGACGATGTCAATGATGTGAGGATCATTGGGGCAATTACTGTCGTCATTCTCCTCTGCATTACATTTGCTGGAATGGCTTGGGAGGCGAAG GCTCAGATCCTATTCTTCATTGCCATCATGCTGTccttaattaattattttgtgggGACAGTCATTCCTCCCAACACAGAAAAGGAGTCTGTGGGATTTTTCGGATACCGTG GTGACATCTTCGTGGAGAATCTGCTGCCTTCTTACCGAGGCCCAAATGGATATTTCTTCAGGTTGTTCGCCATCTTCTTTCCAGCTGCCACAGGAATTCTGTCTGGAGTCAACATCTGTGGAGATCTcaag GATCCGACTGGTGGGATTCCTAAAGGGACCCTGCTGGCCATACTCTGGACCACCTTGAGCTATTTACTGATCTCAATCACATGTG CTGCAACTGTTGTAAGAGACGCTTCTGGGAATGTGAACGATAGTTTAGCCCTGAACAATTTCACCACCCAGTGCAGCGGCCTAGGCTGTAAATTAGGCTGGAATTTTGACCGGTGTGAACAGAACCGCACATGTAGCCATGGACTGGCAAACAACTTGCGG ATTCTTACCACTGTTTCAGGATGGGGTATTTTGATCACCATTGGCGTCTTTGCTGCCACCTTGTCATCGGCGCTGGGTTTCCTGGTGTCTGCTCCCAAAATTTTCCAG TGTTTGTGTAAGGATAACATCTACCCCTTCATCGGCTTCTTCGGAAAAGGTTACGGGAAAAACAATGAACCTCTACGAGGCTACTGTCTCATGTTTAGCATCGCTATGGCTTTCATCCTCATCG gtGACCTGAACACAATCGCTCCTCTGATCTCCAACTTCTTCCTCTGCTCTTACGGCCTGATCAACTTCAGCACCTTCCATGCGTCGATCACCCAATCACCCG GTTGGAGGCCGGAGTATCATTACTATTCTCCATGGACATCTCTGTTTGGGTCTATCTTGTCATTCGTCCTCATGTTTCTGTTCACATGGTGGGCCGCTCTCATCACTTTCTGTATCATGCTCTTCCTCCTTGGCTACGTTAGTTATACAAAACCTA AGATAAACTGGGGCACGTCTTATCAGGCAGGTTTCTACAACATGGCTTTGTCCTTCTCGATGGCTCTGACTGGTGTTGAAGACCACGTCAAAAACTTCAG GCCTCAGTGTCTCGTTCTGACTGGTCCTCCTAACACTCGTCCCGCTCTCGTGGACTTTGTGGCTACTTTCACCAAAAACACCAGCCTGATGATCTGTGGGAACATTATCATG gaggATGAGAAGTCCAGTTTCCCGCAGCACAGCACTGATATGCTGGTGGACTGGCTCAATCAGAGGAAAGTTCGATCTTTCTACACGTCCTTCACCGCTGACAGTCTGAAAGAGGGCGCACATAATCTCATGCAG GCTTCAGGTCTCGGCAAACTGAGGCCCAACACTCTGTTTTTAGGATACAAGATGAACTGGCAGGAATGTAAACTGGAGAGCTTACAGGACTACGTCAACACCGTCAG CAATGCATTCGACTCCAGCTACGGCATTGCGATTCtgagaatgatggatggattggATATAACAGATAATCTGCATAGTGCAG GCGGATCATCTGCAATTGACAATCCGGCATTTGAAGCAGATGAAGCCCAATACGAAAAGGATGAGAGCGACCGGAATTCAG ATATTTCTGATGATGGCTCGGACGAGCAGGTCAAATCGGTGTTTCAGACAAAACAAGGCAGGAAAAGCATCGACATCTACTGGATCTCTGATGATGGAG GTCTGACTCTTTTAGTGCCTTATTTGTTGACCAGAAGAAACCGGTggaaaaagaccaaactcagagTGTTTATCTTAGGAGACCCGGAGAGCGTAAAGGAAGACCGTAAAGA CATGAAGATGCTGTTAAAGAGATTCCGGCTGGAGATCGAGGACGTCGTCATAATAACAGACGTGGATAAACCTCCTCTAGCGAAAAA TTTGCAGCGGTACGAGGAATCCATCGCCCCCTTCAGGCTGAGTGAAGAACAGGCCATAGGAGACGTACAGGAGCTCAAGAGACTGAGTCCATGGAAAGTGTCTGACAAAGACCTGGAGGCCATAAAAccaaag ATCGAGAGGACGCTGCGACTAAACGAGATCATCAAGAAGAACTCCGTCAACGCGGCTCTGGTTGCAAT ttCTCTTCCAGTCCCTGATGTCACCTGTCCTAGTTCTCTCTATATGGCCTGGCTGGACGCTCTGAGCTACGGTATCCACTGTCCTGCCCTGCTCATACGAGGAAACCAGGAGAACGTCATGACCTTCTACTGTCAGTAA
- the LOC132113513 gene encoding complement C1q-like protein 4 encodes MALFQIFLISILSSCMAQDEDIMTPVVDIYSELKELKATVDALTVDLNTAKNELAEQKSLIQLQKQIKESPKVAFTASMSSTEDTHRGPFSTETKLIFDKVLTNIGNAYDPVTGVFTAPVKGVYYFRYSGSAFSSHDMGLSIFKGTARFVSSYEFNSGERNDQMSNGAVMELDVGEEVHMRLWIRTWIFVDPRYNYSTFTGYLLYPLDSTSV; translated from the exons ATGGCTTTATTTCAGATTTTCTTAATCTCGATATTAAGTTCCTGCATGGCACAGGATGAGGATATCATGACTCCTGTGGTGGACATCTACTCTGAGTTGAAGGAGCTTAAAGCTACAGTTGACGCGCTGACAGTGGATCTGAACACTGCTAAAAATGAACTCGCAGAACAGAAAAGCTTGATTCAGCTGCAGAAACAGATTAAAG AGAGTCCTAAAGTGGCATTCACTGCATCCATGTCAAGTACAGAGGATACACACCGAGGGCCTTTTAGTACAGAGACAAAGCTTATCTTTGATAAAGTCCTAACCAACATTGGCAATGCATATGACCCTGTCACAG GAGTGTTTACAGCACCTGTTAAAGGTGTGTATTACTTCAGGTACTCAGGCTCCGCATTTTCCTCCCACGATATGGGTCTGAGCATCTTTAAAGGCACGGCACGATTTGTGTCATCATATGAATTTAATTCTGGTGAGCGCAATGACCAAATGTCCAATGGAGCCGTGATGGAGCTGGATGTTGGGGAGGAGGTTCACATGAGGTTGTGGATCAGAACCTGGATCTTTGTGGATCCACGGTACAACTATTCCACTTTCACAGGATACCTGCTTTACCCACTGGACTCTACTTCAGTATAA